The proteins below come from a single Sinorhizobium fredii genomic window:
- a CDS encoding ABC transporter substrate-binding protein, whose amino-acid sequence MRRIYSALQAVIAVLALWVPAAALVQKPAAADRQTPITVTDIAGREVTVNEPVKRILLGEGRQLYLIASLEPQDPLARIVAWRNDLIEADPATYAQYLEAFPKLAKLPAFPGQENGLLDIESTIVQKPDVVLLNLEAMRANEDAKYIEKLAELNIPVLYIDFRHFPLKNTEPTIRLLGKIMGREARAEEIIEFRHQAMARVTDVIDRVKPRRPKVFIERIGGYADDCCLSFGAENFGKYVELAGGHNIGSDILPTTFGQLNPEQVIVANPEHVVVTSADWQAYVPGGHWIPLGPGADPQETHRKLEWFTTRDAYTGIAAQKTRNFHGIWHQFYNSPYEFIAVQQFAKWFHPDLFTDLDPDATFAEYHRRFLPISYKPGYTVSLVGSAD is encoded by the coding sequence GTGAGGAGAATTTATTCGGCGCTCCAAGCCGTGATCGCCGTTCTGGCCCTGTGGGTTCCGGCCGCGGCCCTTGTGCAGAAGCCGGCCGCGGCGGACAGGCAAACGCCGATCACCGTCACCGACATTGCCGGCCGCGAGGTGACGGTAAATGAACCGGTCAAGCGCATCCTCCTTGGCGAGGGGCGACAGCTCTATCTGATCGCCTCGCTCGAGCCACAAGATCCGCTCGCCCGCATCGTCGCCTGGCGCAACGACTTGATCGAGGCCGATCCGGCGACCTACGCACAATATCTAGAGGCCTTTCCCAAGCTCGCCAAGCTGCCGGCCTTCCCCGGGCAGGAGAATGGGCTGCTCGACATCGAGTCGACCATTGTCCAAAAGCCTGACGTCGTCCTTCTCAATCTCGAGGCCATGCGCGCCAACGAGGACGCGAAATATATCGAGAAGCTGGCAGAGCTGAATATCCCCGTCCTTTATATCGACTTCCGCCACTTTCCGCTCAAGAACACGGAACCGACCATCCGGCTCCTCGGAAAAATCATGGGGCGCGAGGCTCGTGCGGAGGAGATTATCGAATTTCGCCACCAGGCCATGGCGCGCGTCACCGACGTCATCGACCGGGTGAAACCGCGACGTCCCAAGGTCTTTATCGAGCGGATCGGCGGTTATGCCGACGATTGCTGCCTTTCCTTCGGCGCGGAAAACTTCGGCAAGTATGTCGAGCTTGCCGGCGGCCACAATATCGGCAGCGACATTCTCCCCACCACCTTTGGTCAGCTCAACCCGGAGCAGGTGATCGTCGCCAACCCCGAGCATGTGGTCGTCACCAGCGCCGACTGGCAGGCCTATGTGCCCGGCGGCCACTGGATCCCACTTGGCCCCGGCGCCGATCCACAGGAGACGCACAGGAAGCTTGAGTGGTTCACGACCCGCGATGCCTATACCGGGATCGCCGCGCAGAAAACGCGCAACTTCCACGGCATCTGGCACCAGTTCTATAACAGCCCCTATGAGTTCATTGCTGTCCAGCAGTTCGCGAAGTGGTTCCATCCCGACCTCTTTACCGATCTCGATCCGGACGCGACATTTGCGGAATATCACCGCCGCTTCCTGCCCATCTCTTACAAGCCGGGCTATACCGTAAGCCTGGTGGGCAGCGCGGATTGA
- a CDS encoding MFS transporter translates to MTGTVAVLRGFGPVFALLFGLQFISMGAMEMSGPFWPIQIMALSPSESAFALSGIGIYVCPMLGVSLTSAFWGRMGDRYGNRLMMVRALAGLAITQLLVAFAQDVWTILALRFLQGACAGYIAPAQAYGVQVTGGRDRAGLFAWLQVATNVGSLGGAFLGGLILDALPFAAVNLTAGVICALCAAVAWASLPVPPQGAGGTGPARARKVFPAPATGISVTGLLVLMGLLLASRMVLQVPFALYMSEVYGAQHWITGLSYGLLAFGFVVGAPVWARMFEGRAPTLVLGWSVLIAAGCLVVTGLAGSTRDMGLFAALYLAWGALLGGTTPVLLSLVSTATRSERQGSVLGLAQTCQQGASVVGIITGVVATQCFGLEVAFPLVASLYGLSFLMALALWLKSRRLFSKGEIS, encoded by the coding sequence ATGACCGGGACAGTCGCCGTCCTGCGCGGCTTCGGACCGGTCTTCGCGCTTCTCTTTGGCCTGCAGTTCATTTCCATGGGCGCCATGGAAATGAGCGGTCCCTTCTGGCCGATCCAGATCATGGCGTTGAGCCCGTCCGAGAGCGCGTTCGCGCTTTCCGGAATCGGCATCTATGTCTGCCCCATGCTCGGCGTCTCGCTGACGAGCGCCTTTTGGGGACGTATGGGCGATCGCTACGGCAATCGGTTGATGATGGTGCGGGCCCTTGCGGGCCTGGCGATCACGCAACTGCTTGTCGCCTTTGCCCAGGACGTCTGGACCATTCTGGCGCTGCGCTTTCTGCAAGGGGCCTGCGCCGGGTATATCGCCCCTGCTCAGGCCTATGGCGTGCAGGTGACCGGCGGACGCGATCGCGCTGGCCTCTTCGCCTGGCTCCAGGTGGCAACCAATGTCGGCTCCCTCGGCGGCGCCTTCCTCGGCGGCCTCATCCTCGATGCCTTGCCTTTCGCCGCCGTCAATCTCACCGCCGGCGTGATCTGCGCGCTCTGCGCCGCTGTCGCCTGGGCAAGCCTGCCGGTTCCGCCACAAGGAGCCGGCGGCACGGGCCCGGCCAGGGCGAGGAAGGTTTTTCCCGCACCAGCGACCGGCATATCGGTCACCGGGCTTCTCGTGCTCATGGGACTGCTGCTCGCGAGCCGGATGGTCCTGCAGGTGCCGTTCGCTCTCTACATGTCGGAGGTCTATGGCGCCCAGCATTGGATCACGGGGTTGAGCTACGGGCTACTTGCATTTGGCTTTGTGGTCGGCGCCCCGGTGTGGGCGCGGATGTTCGAAGGACGAGCGCCGACCTTAGTACTCGGGTGGAGCGTGCTGATCGCCGCCGGCTGCCTCGTGGTCACCGGCCTTGCCGGATCGACCCGCGATATGGGCCTTTTCGCTGCGCTCTATCTTGCCTGGGGCGCGCTTCTGGGGGGAACGACGCCAGTTCTTCTGTCACTCGTTTCGACTGCGACGCGCAGTGAGCGGCAGGGATCGGTCCTCGGGCTCGCGCAAACCTGCCAGCAGGGTGCTTCAGTTGTTGGGATCATCACCGGCGTCGTCGCAACCCAGTGCTTTGGGCTTGAAGTGGCATTCCCGCTCGTTGCAAGCCTTTACGGCCTGTCTTTCTTGATGGCGCTCGCCCTGTGGCTCAAATCGCGCCGGCTCTTCAGTAAAGGAGAAATATCGTGA
- a CDS encoding IucA/IucC family protein translates to MDERTFFAADAVASDGRALLSKASRNAINRLVRCLFAERLLDPDALMWARDGRQAWFPLWASRRVLHFTDLHLAPAGTLQNRGKVEVLDGIGGRRKIDGPSALMREVEPSLAITPAPDGLEHLMCDVDNSMQNDILARRTRESWSATLRRQIAEAGAPGFLAYLQESLPTHLAAITLDQWGALEGHPFYPTWKAKPGLAPEDVAALSPEFGARVPLVIAALRNDWAYVEKMPHVGSYSEWFAGNFPDLWRDWAEDLRARGKSPEDWIPLPVHGWHLENFVRREFAAEIEHGVLDPEGPEVVTLPSMSFRTMLPETAAPRPFVKLPVAIWMTSEQRTLQGKSIHMGPRLSTLISDILSKEDDLGRELEIFTEELGAILHHPETGDEHPGRFLSVVYRNTDPLTREDGMLPVTVAALLTASPLDGRPLICELIARNRSASEAAVAAFFRAYARTVVRPTLAMYLLYGIAFEAHQQNSTIIFDDRGMPRKLLIRDFGDGRSFAPLFRERGYDLKPFSRKGILPTTFDDDISLVRSFVIDACFVCHLHEIALCLTEQYSLVGDTLWRILREETEAAFEALKPRMLSDAFWIEERDAFLERPWPTRSVLRMHLERYRDYRVEHHLPNPLVSAK, encoded by the coding sequence ATGGACGAGAGAACTTTTTTCGCGGCAGATGCCGTTGCGAGTGACGGACGCGCGCTTTTGTCGAAGGCATCGCGAAACGCGATCAATCGGCTGGTGCGCTGCCTCTTCGCCGAACGCCTGCTCGATCCCGACGCGCTGATGTGGGCGCGCGACGGCCGCCAGGCCTGGTTTCCCCTCTGGGCCTCACGGCGCGTGCTGCATTTCACCGACCTGCACCTGGCACCGGCCGGAACGCTGCAGAACCGCGGAAAGGTCGAGGTGCTGGACGGTATCGGTGGTCGCCGGAAAATTGACGGTCCATCGGCCCTGATGAGGGAGGTCGAACCCTCCCTCGCAATTACGCCTGCTCCCGATGGACTCGAGCATCTGATGTGCGACGTCGACAACAGTATGCAGAACGACATTCTCGCCCGCCGCACCCGCGAAAGCTGGAGTGCGACGTTACGCCGGCAGATCGCCGAAGCCGGCGCGCCCGGCTTCCTCGCCTATCTCCAGGAAAGCCTGCCGACGCATCTGGCGGCGATTACCCTTGACCAATGGGGCGCGCTTGAGGGCCATCCCTTCTACCCGACCTGGAAGGCAAAGCCGGGCCTGGCGCCGGAGGACGTTGCGGCGTTATCGCCCGAATTCGGCGCGCGGGTGCCCCTCGTAATCGCGGCGCTCCGAAACGACTGGGCCTATGTCGAGAAGATGCCGCATGTCGGCAGCTATTCAGAATGGTTTGCAGGGAACTTCCCGGACCTCTGGCGCGATTGGGCGGAGGACCTGAGGGCGCGCGGCAAATCGCCCGAGGACTGGATTCCCCTCCCCGTCCATGGCTGGCATCTCGAGAATTTCGTGCGCCGCGAATTCGCGGCCGAGATCGAGCACGGCGTGCTCGACCCGGAGGGCCCCGAGGTCGTCACGCTGCCGTCGATGTCGTTCCGCACGATGCTGCCGGAGACCGCGGCGCCGAGACCCTTTGTCAAACTGCCGGTGGCGATTTGGATGACGAGCGAACAGCGCACGCTGCAGGGGAAATCGATCCATATGGGGCCGCGCCTCAGCACGTTGATTTCCGACATCCTGTCGAAAGAGGATGATCTGGGGCGCGAGTTGGAGATCTTCACCGAGGAGCTGGGCGCGATCCTGCACCATCCCGAGACCGGCGACGAGCATCCCGGCCGCTTCCTTTCGGTGGTCTACCGCAACACCGATCCCTTGACCCGCGAAGACGGCATGCTGCCGGTGACCGTCGCAGCCCTGCTGACGGCAAGTCCGCTCGACGGCCGGCCGCTCATTTGCGAGCTCATTGCCAGGAACCGCAGCGCGAGCGAGGCGGCCGTCGCGGCGTTCTTCCGCGCCTATGCGCGCACGGTCGTCCGCCCGACACTCGCGATGTATCTTCTCTACGGCATTGCCTTCGAGGCACATCAGCAGAACAGCACGATCATTTTCGACGATCGCGGCATGCCGCGGAAGCTGTTGATCCGCGACTTCGGCGACGGCCGCAGTTTCGCGCCGCTCTTCAGGGAGCGCGGTTACGATCTGAAGCCGTTCAGCCGCAAGGGCATTTTGCCGACCACGTTCGACGACGACATCAGTCTCGTCAGATCCTTCGTCATCGACGCGTGCTTCGTCTGCCATCTTCACGAGATCGCCCTTTGCCTCACTGAGCAGTATTCGCTTGTCGGCGACACCCTGTGGCGCATCCTACGGGAAGAGACGGAAGCGGCGTTCGAGGCGCTGAAGCCCCGCATGCTGTCGGATGCGTTCTGGATCGAGGAGCGCGACGCTTTCCTCGAACGGCCCTGGCCGACGCGCTCGGTGCTGCGGATGCATCTGGAGCGCTATCGCGATTACCGGGTCGAACATCACTTGCCAAATCCGCTGGTGAGCGCGAAATGA
- a CDS encoding NAD/NADP octopine/nopaline dehydrogenase family protein: protein MKVTICGAGRTGHLNAVLFKQRPGIEVSVLTNSSEVAETWAGGDGPWHAQTPDDQILTGRPDHVGTDPRTALEGADMVMITQPAQARPALLSQIAPHLPRDRNVYAGAIPGFCGFDWLAARAFEGRDNVVIWGMKDVPHTAFDLLPGQRVRMGGGKAELFAALHRRESAESAAALGAMLNRLYDAPVTMLEDYLEITLTPGNPLMHPAVLYALIGPGAPFEDRPFDEPICWWSDCPLAGAELLEALDAENQAIRRASEARLGIDLSSVKPLRQELIEAYGEQIEDDSTMYSLLRTNRAYAGIHAPLVPNPDGPGLVIDRESRAFHEDIAFGQALLVSMAARLGVAAPTIAKTYNWARDYHGQLAAGAPDYVPTDWPEAQ from the coding sequence ATGAAGGTGACGATTTGCGGTGCGGGCCGCACTGGACATTTGAATGCCGTCCTCTTCAAGCAGCGCCCCGGCATCGAGGTTTCCGTGCTGACGAATTCGTCGGAAGTCGCGGAAACCTGGGCAGGCGGTGACGGGCCGTGGCATGCGCAAACGCCGGACGATCAGATCCTGACCGGCCGGCCGGACCATGTCGGCACCGATCCCCGCACGGCGCTCGAAGGTGCCGACATGGTGATGATAACCCAGCCGGCGCAGGCGCGGCCGGCACTCCTATCGCAGATTGCGCCGCACCTGCCGCGCGACAGAAACGTCTATGCCGGGGCGATCCCCGGTTTCTGCGGCTTCGACTGGCTTGCGGCACGGGCATTTGAGGGACGCGACAATGTCGTCATCTGGGGCATGAAGGACGTGCCGCACACGGCCTTCGATCTCCTCCCCGGGCAACGGGTACGCATGGGCGGCGGCAAGGCCGAGCTCTTTGCCGCACTGCATCGCCGCGAAAGCGCGGAAAGCGCCGCGGCGCTCGGGGCGATGCTCAATCGCCTCTATGACGCGCCCGTCACCATGCTCGAGGATTATCTCGAGATCACCCTGACCCCCGGCAATCCCTTGATGCATCCGGCGGTGCTCTACGCCCTTATCGGGCCCGGGGCTCCGTTCGAGGACAGGCCCTTCGACGAGCCGATCTGCTGGTGGAGCGACTGCCCCCTCGCGGGTGCCGAGCTGCTCGAGGCACTGGACGCGGAAAACCAGGCGATCCGGCGGGCGAGCGAGGCACGCCTCGGCATCGACCTCAGCTCGGTGAAGCCGCTTCGACAGGAGCTGATCGAGGCCTATGGCGAGCAGATCGAGGACGACAGCACCATGTACTCGCTCCTGCGCACCAACCGCGCCTATGCGGGAATCCACGCGCCGCTCGTCCCCAATCCTGATGGCCCGGGTCTCGTCATCGATCGCGAAAGCCGCGCCTTTCACGAGGACATTGCCTTCGGGCAGGCGCTGCTCGTGTCGATGGCGGCACGGCTCGGCGTTGCCGCGCCGACGATCGCCAAGACCTACAACTGGGCGCGCGATTACCACGGCCAATTGGCCGCGGGCGCGCCGGACTATGTTCCGACAGATTGGCCGGAGGCTCAATGA
- a CDS encoding PLP-dependent cysteine synthase family protein, whose protein sequence is MLHTTVTQLIGQTPLMSIDVPERNATLVLKIEKNNPGGSMKDRMARSMVVAALQDGRLAPGGTIVESSSGNTGTGLALAALEFGLRFIAVVDHHAAPDKIRMMRALGAEIRYVEGDFREDEVAVVERQRLAAQLGAQLPGALFMNQSDNPANPDGYAGLVDELLEQLPDGIDAFVGCVGTGGSMTGISQRLKRHNPAVRTVAVEPAGSIVFGKPGHPYFQSGTGTPAGDEVGKVLDYSCIDEGVQVTDTQAFETARYIARRKGLLVGGSTGGAIYKALEFIVAGKLTGTVVTTVADGGEKYLGTIFDDEWMAKRRLLDPAIADQMDGWLAGRARAA, encoded by the coding sequence ATGCTGCACACGACCGTAACGCAATTGATCGGCCAGACGCCGCTGATGTCGATCGACGTACCGGAGCGCAACGCCACTTTGGTGCTGAAGATCGAGAAGAACAATCCAGGCGGTTCAATGAAGGACCGCATGGCGCGCAGCATGGTGGTTGCGGCGCTTCAGGACGGACGCCTCGCCCCCGGGGGCACGATCGTCGAATCCTCTTCCGGAAACACTGGTACCGGTCTGGCACTGGCGGCGCTGGAATTCGGGCTGCGTTTCATCGCCGTGGTGGACCACCATGCGGCGCCCGACAAGATCCGCATGATGCGGGCGCTCGGCGCCGAGATCCGCTATGTCGAAGGCGACTTCCGCGAGGACGAGGTCGCCGTCGTCGAGCGCCAGCGGCTGGCCGCGCAACTCGGCGCGCAGCTTCCCGGCGCGTTGTTCATGAACCAGTCCGACAACCCGGCAAATCCTGATGGCTATGCCGGCCTCGTCGATGAGTTGCTGGAGCAGCTCCCGGACGGGATCGACGCCTTTGTCGGCTGCGTCGGAACCGGCGGCTCTATGACCGGCATTTCGCAGCGCCTCAAGCGCCACAATCCGGCCGTGCGCACGGTCGCGGTCGAGCCGGCCGGGTCGATCGTCTTCGGCAAGCCGGGACATCCCTACTTCCAATCGGGCACCGGCACCCCCGCAGGCGACGAGGTCGGCAAGGTGCTCGACTATTCGTGCATCGACGAGGGCGTCCAGGTGACCGACACGCAAGCCTTCGAGACGGCGCGTTACATCGCCCGGCGCAAGGGGCTGCTCGTCGGCGGCTCGACCGGCGGCGCCATCTACAAGGCGCTTGAATTCATTGTAGCAGGCAAGCTGACCGGCACGGTCGTGACCACGGTGGCGGATGGCGGCGAGAAATATCTCGGCACGATTTTCGACGACGAGTGGATGGCCAAGCGCCGCCTGCTCGACCCTGCCATCGCAGACCAGATGGACGGCTGGCTCGCTGGAAGGGCGCGTGCCGCATGA
- a CDS encoding Y4yA family PLP-dependent enzyme yields the protein MTLQCHETAFGLPPILRSAAADLLTRHGALLLEWVHRYGSPLNLIWPDALQENLAALDGVLTARRVEHAIYYGAKVNKSPGLMRAALRARAGLDVSSLYELRDARRLGADGARVVATGPAKTQAFHQDLLDCRALISVDSPEELEDLIALLPADAGPQPILLRLQPRDQKKSRFGMPAEAVIHCLTRLTGESRLRFDGLHFHLSGYRWETRLTALEEATGLIAKARQMGFSPRMIDIGGGLPIQYVDEAKYQAHLAAQTPEDYRTGTVPSSFYPYGGALSAADWLRELLQAKMSKSPSVAGYLKHEGLTLAMEPGRALADQAAISVFRILRVKALGPDTHVIFLEGSSFSACETWFASEFLIDPILVTATRAAVQSAPVRAYLAGHSCLDEDVISNRWLTFPTAPKAGDLLVYANTAGYQMDLLENEFHRHPMPARFCVTEDAEGRPNLVPDTIGEV from the coding sequence ATGACGCTGCAATGCCACGAAACCGCATTTGGCCTTCCACCGATTTTGCGATCGGCAGCTGCGGACCTTCTCACTCGTCACGGCGCTCTTCTTCTCGAGTGGGTTCACCGTTACGGCTCGCCGCTGAACCTGATCTGGCCGGACGCGTTGCAGGAGAATCTTGCCGCCCTCGATGGCGTGCTGACGGCGCGCCGTGTTGAGCATGCGATCTATTACGGTGCGAAGGTCAACAAATCGCCCGGGCTCATGCGGGCAGCGCTTAGAGCCCGCGCGGGGCTCGACGTCTCCAGCCTTTACGAACTGCGCGATGCGCGCCGGCTGGGGGCCGATGGTGCAAGGGTGGTCGCGACCGGGCCGGCGAAGACGCAAGCGTTTCATCAGGACCTGCTCGATTGCAGGGCATTGATCTCGGTCGATTCTCCGGAAGAACTGGAGGACCTGATCGCATTGCTGCCGGCAGATGCCGGACCGCAGCCGATCCTGTTGCGCCTGCAGCCGCGAGATCAGAAAAAGAGCCGCTTCGGCATGCCGGCCGAGGCCGTCATTCATTGCCTCACTCGACTTACGGGCGAGAGCAGGTTGCGCTTCGACGGGCTGCATTTCCATCTCAGCGGCTATCGCTGGGAGACCCGTCTCACGGCGTTGGAAGAAGCGACCGGGCTCATCGCCAAAGCGAGGCAAATGGGATTCTCCCCGCGCATGATCGATATCGGCGGCGGCCTGCCCATCCAATACGTCGATGAGGCCAAATACCAGGCGCATCTCGCGGCCCAGACTCCCGAGGACTACCGCACCGGGACCGTGCCTAGCTCCTTCTATCCCTATGGCGGCGCTCTTTCGGCGGCCGACTGGTTGCGCGAGCTGTTGCAGGCAAAAATGAGCAAGAGTCCGAGCGTCGCCGGCTATCTCAAGCACGAGGGGCTGACCTTGGCGATGGAGCCCGGGCGCGCCCTGGCGGATCAGGCGGCCATCAGCGTCTTCCGGATCTTGCGGGTGAAGGCGCTGGGTCCGGATACGCATGTCATCTTCCTCGAGGGCAGCAGCTTCAGCGCCTGCGAAACCTGGTTCGCCTCCGAGTTCCTGATCGACCCCATTCTCGTGACTGCCACCAGGGCGGCCGTTCAATCGGCGCCGGTCCGCGCCTATCTGGCCGGCCATAGCTGCCTTGACGAGGACGTCATCAGCAACCGGTGGCTGACCTTCCCGACCGCGCCAAAGGCAGGCGACCTGCTCGTCTACGCCAACACCGCCGGCTATCAGATGGATCTCCTCGAAAACGAGTTCCATCGCCATCCCATGCCCGCCCGCTTCTGCGTCACCGAAGACGCGGAAGGGCGGCCCAATCTCGTACCCGACACAATTGGAGAGGTTTAG
- a CDS encoding ParB N-terminal domain-containing protein, which translates to MKYCLLSPARLIPTEEVSLDRVDILQAKILQAGSWTAPITAEKNALFVMDGHHRLTVAHRLRLTTVPVVLLDYDSVRLESWRAGETITPAEIFAMARSGRKFPYKTTRHIFTEGLPRCDVPLQLLFRPTSSEMVPARAAGALS; encoded by the coding sequence ATGAAATATTGCCTTCTCTCCCCAGCACGATTGATTCCAACAGAGGAGGTGAGTCTCGACAGGGTCGATATACTGCAGGCCAAAATCCTGCAGGCGGGCTCATGGACCGCGCCGATAACAGCCGAGAAAAATGCCTTGTTCGTGATGGACGGCCATCATCGGTTGACGGTTGCGCACCGCCTCAGGCTCACCACTGTTCCTGTGGTCCTTCTCGACTACGATTCAGTTCGCTTGGAGAGTTGGCGCGCCGGTGAAACGATCACTCCCGCGGAAATCTTCGCGATGGCCCGCAGCGGCCGCAAGTTTCCCTATAAAACGACCCGGCACATTTTCACCGAGGGATTGCCCAGGTGCGATGTGCCGCTGCAGCTTTTGTTCAGGCCCACTTCGTCCGAAATGGTGCCGGCCCGTGCCGCGGGGGCACTGTCATGA
- a CDS encoding adenylate/guanylate cyclase domain-containing protein, whose protein sequence is MSENRKLAAILAADVVGYSRLAGADEDRTLARLRALRSDLIDPTVAVHNGRVIKRTGDGALVEFRSVVDAVRCAIEVQNGMFERNAGVPQDRRIEFRIGIHLGDVVEESDGDLMGDGVNIASRLEGVAAPGGICLSEDAYRQVKTRLDLSVSDLGNTQLKNIVEPIRVYSLRVGTAAHAKTVAPELMAALPPTAPPPKFSIAVLPFANMSGDAEQEYFADGISEDIITALSKLSQLFVIARNSSFTFKGRNVNVQEVGRNLNVRYVLEGSVRKSGNKVRITAQLIDATTGGHLWADRFDRDLTDIFAVQDDVTQQIVGALALNLTEGDQQRLVTEHTDNLEAYDCFLRGREQLWRFTREQNTQSRELLQRAIELDPKFAPAYAFLAFANMLDYGNQWGPSSSTSMQQAEVFATRAVALDDRYPYAHWALGIVELYSRRHDVAIGAAKRLIALAPNLAEGYENLGYALHYSGRSAEALGCFEQAIALNPYYPDVYLHFQAQAMFQLHRYKEAIDILKRRLVRNPGTDVSRVLLAASCGHLGRFEEARHEWQEVFRVNPDYSLEHRRKVLPYKNPADFELVVDGLRKAGLV, encoded by the coding sequence GTGAGCGAGAACCGCAAGCTAGCCGCGATCCTGGCCGCGGACGTGGTCGGCTACAGCCGCCTCGCTGGCGCGGATGAAGACCGTACTTTGGCTAGGTTGCGGGCGCTGCGCAGCGATTTAATTGATCCGACCGTCGCCGTTCACAACGGGCGCGTGATCAAGCGCACAGGAGATGGGGCGCTGGTCGAGTTCCGCAGTGTAGTGGACGCCGTGCGCTGCGCCATCGAGGTGCAGAACGGCATGTTCGAGCGTAATGCCGGCGTGCCACAGGACCGCCGCATCGAGTTTCGGATCGGTATTCATCTGGGCGACGTAGTGGAGGAAAGCGACGGCGACCTGATGGGCGACGGCGTCAACATCGCTTCGCGCCTTGAGGGCGTCGCTGCTCCAGGGGGCATCTGCCTGTCCGAGGATGCCTATCGCCAGGTCAAGACCAGACTCGACCTTTCGGTCAGCGATCTCGGCAACACCCAGCTCAAGAACATCGTAGAGCCGATCCGGGTCTATTCGCTCCGAGTCGGAACCGCGGCTCACGCGAAGACAGTGGCTCCCGAACTCATGGCGGCTTTACCTCCGACAGCGCCCCCGCCGAAGTTCTCGATCGCCGTGTTGCCCTTCGCCAACATGAGTGGTGATGCCGAGCAGGAGTATTTCGCCGACGGTATCTCCGAAGATATCATCACGGCTCTCTCAAAGCTGTCGCAACTGTTCGTGATCGCTCGCAATTCGTCCTTCACCTTCAAGGGAAGAAACGTGAACGTTCAGGAGGTGGGCCGGAATCTCAACGTGCGCTACGTGCTGGAAGGCAGCGTCCGGAAATCCGGCAATAAGGTACGGATCACCGCACAGCTTATCGACGCAACCACGGGCGGACATCTGTGGGCGGATCGTTTTGATCGCGACCTGACAGACATCTTCGCCGTTCAGGACGACGTGACGCAGCAAATTGTCGGCGCGCTCGCGCTCAACCTGACGGAGGGCGACCAGCAGCGGCTCGTGACCGAGCACACCGACAACCTGGAAGCGTACGACTGTTTCCTGCGTGGCCGAGAGCAGCTGTGGCGGTTCACGAGAGAGCAAAACACCCAGAGTCGGGAACTGTTGCAGCGCGCCATCGAACTGGACCCGAAATTCGCTCCCGCCTACGCATTCCTCGCCTTCGCAAACATGCTGGATTACGGAAACCAGTGGGGCCCGTCGTCATCGACATCAATGCAACAAGCGGAAGTGTTTGCAACACGGGCAGTGGCGCTCGACGATCGATATCCTTACGCGCATTGGGCGCTGGGCATCGTCGAATTGTATTCGCGACGGCACGACGTCGCTATCGGCGCGGCCAAACGCTTGATCGCCCTCGCTCCAAATCTTGCCGAGGGGTACGAAAATCTCGGCTACGCACTGCATTATTCCGGCAGATCTGCGGAGGCACTCGGGTGTTTCGAGCAGGCAATAGCCTTGAACCCATACTATCCCGACGTATACCTCCATTTCCAGGCACAAGCGATGTTCCAGTTGCACAGGTACAAAGAGGCAATTGACATCCTGAAGCGGCGACTTGTCCGTAACCCTGGCACCGACGTCTCGCGCGTGCTCCTGGCGGCGAGCTGCGGCCATCTCGGCCGCTTCGAAGAAGCCCGCCACGAGTGGCAGGAAGTGTTCCGCGTTAACCCTGACTATTCTCTGGAACATCGCCGCAAAGTATTGCCCTACAAAAATCCCGCCGACTTCGAGTTAGTCGTGGACGGGCTTCGCAAGGCCGGCCTGGTGTGA
- a CDS encoding DUF1326 domain-containing protein, protein MAYVDWAIKGPKIASCSCDYGCPCEFNGKPTEGLCEGLECMLIEEGWFGDLRLDGLKVAAVYRWPGPVHEGGGVVRGFFDANANQAQIDALFTILGGKEQEPTTVFNIYGSTISQELEPIFAPIEFHSDIEKRTGGFRIDGHLELELEPIRNPVTGAPHRARIILPEGFEFREAEIASGTFNANGEIAMGRQKRYGALWRAAYGPYGIIEE, encoded by the coding sequence ATGGCCTATGTTGATTGGGCGATTAAGGGTCCCAAGATCGCATCGTGCAGTTGCGATTACGGCTGCCCGTGCGAATTCAACGGCAAGCCGACTGAGGGCCTGTGCGAAGGCCTGGAATGCATGCTTATCGAGGAGGGATGGTTCGGCGATCTGCGGCTGGATGGGCTGAAGGTTGCTGCCGTCTATCGCTGGCCTGGTCCCGTGCATGAGGGCGGCGGCGTCGTACGCGGGTTTTTCGATGCCAATGCGAACCAGGCGCAGATCGATGCCCTGTTCACCATACTCGGCGGCAAGGAACAGGAGCCGACAACCGTCTTCAATATTTATGGCTCCACCATCTCCCAAGAGCTCGAGCCGATTTTCGCCCCAATCGAGTTTCACAGCGACATAGAGAAACGCACCGGCGGTTTTCGCATAGACGGCCATCTCGAACTCGAACTCGAGCCGATCAGGAATCCTGTGACCGGCGCCCCCCATCGCGCGCGCATCATCCTGCCGGAAGGCTTCGAGTTCCGCGAGGCGGAGATCGCAAGCGGTACGTTTAATGCCAACGGCGAAATCGCAATGGGGCGGCAGAAGCGCTACGGCGCACTTTGGCGCGCCGCCTACGGGCCATACGGCATCATTGAAGAGTGA